A window of Fictibacillus halophilus contains these coding sequences:
- a CDS encoding 5'-methylthioadenosine/adenosylhomocysteine nucleosidase, with product MRIGIIGAMDEEIVYMKEALDIYGESVFAQNKFYEGTHHNKEIVLCKSGVGKVNAAITTQILIDRFQVTHVLFTGVAGALDPELEVGDIVISSSAMQHDMDASALSPDFPKGTIPMFAFDSEFRADAQLVKLAENAAERLQGPKVKIGKVLSGDQFIADRELVETYSALFNGTCIEMEGSAVAQASFLNEVPFVIIRSISDKANGEAPASFAEFTALAARRSSDMVESIIESL from the coding sequence GTGAGGATTGGCATCATCGGTGCGATGGACGAGGAAATCGTTTATATGAAAGAGGCACTGGATATTTATGGGGAAAGTGTTTTTGCTCAAAATAAATTTTATGAAGGTACGCATCATAACAAAGAGATCGTTTTATGTAAGTCTGGGGTTGGGAAAGTAAATGCAGCAATTACCACACAGATTCTTATTGACCGCTTCCAAGTCACTCATGTTCTTTTCACAGGAGTAGCAGGTGCGCTTGACCCAGAACTAGAAGTAGGAGATATTGTTATCTCGTCGAGTGCGATGCAGCATGATATGGATGCTTCTGCATTGAGCCCTGATTTTCCAAAAGGCACCATTCCGATGTTTGCGTTTGATTCAGAATTTAGAGCAGATGCACAGTTAGTAAAACTTGCAGAAAATGCGGCAGAAAGATTACAAGGCCCTAAAGTGAAGATTGGAAAGGTACTGAGCGGTGATCAGTTTATCGCTGACCGTGAACTGGTTGAAACATATTCTGCTCTATTCAATGGGACTTGCATCGAAATGGAAGGATCAGCAGTAGCTCAGGCTTCATTCTTAAATGAAGTACCGTTCGTGATCATCCGTTCGATCTCTGATAAAGCAAATGGTGAAGCACCAGCAAGCTTTGCTGAATTCACAGCATTAGCTGCACGACGTTCGTCAGACATGGTTGAAAGCATTATAGAATCATTATAG
- the ccpA gene encoding catabolite control protein A, translating into MNTTIYDVAREAGVSMATVSRVVNGNPNVKPSTRKKVLEAIERLGYRPNAVARGLASKKTTTVGVIIPDISSIFFAELARGIEDIATMYKYNIILCNSDQNKEKEIHLLNTLLGKQVDGIVFMGGKITEEHVEEFKRAAVPIVMAATVDMNEEVPSVNIDYQNAVYEAVSHLLEKGHSSVAMVTGPLEDPINGYYKFNGYRKALEEHGKKVDESQVFVGEYTYDSGIEAIESFLDSGNKPSAVFVGTDEMALGVIHGAQDRGLSVPEDLEVIGFDNTRLATMVRPTLSTVVQPMYDIGAVAMRLLTKLMNKETVEEHTVVLPHRIQFRDSTKQ; encoded by the coding sequence TTGAATACAACAATTTATGATGTAGCTCGTGAGGCAGGTGTCTCAATGGCAACGGTTTCTCGTGTTGTTAACGGAAACCCAAACGTCAAGCCATCTACTAGAAAGAAAGTACTTGAAGCGATTGAAAGGTTAGGGTACCGCCCGAATGCAGTAGCTCGAGGGCTAGCAAGCAAAAAAACGACAACGGTCGGCGTAATCATTCCTGATATCTCTAGCATCTTTTTTGCGGAATTAGCTCGTGGGATTGAAGACATTGCTACCATGTATAAATACAACATCATTCTTTGTAACTCTGATCAGAACAAGGAAAAAGAGATCCATCTGTTAAACACATTACTAGGTAAGCAAGTGGACGGAATTGTATTCATGGGCGGGAAGATCACAGAAGAGCATGTTGAGGAATTCAAACGCGCGGCTGTTCCAATCGTTATGGCTGCTACAGTTGATATGAACGAAGAAGTTCCATCTGTAAACATCGACTATCAAAATGCTGTTTATGAAGCAGTTTCTCACTTGCTTGAAAAGGGTCATTCTTCTGTTGCGATGGTAACAGGACCATTAGAAGACCCAATTAACGGCTATTATAAATTTAATGGTTACCGTAAAGCTTTAGAAGAGCATGGTAAGAAGGTTGATGAAAGTCAAGTATTCGTTGGTGAATACACATATGATTCTGGAATTGAAGCGATTGAAAGCTTCTTAGACAGTGGAAACAAACCTTCAGCTGTTTTTGTAGGTACGGATGAAATGGCACTAGGTGTGATCCATGGTGCACAAGACCGAGGTCTGAGCGTACCGGAAGATCTTGAAGTAATCGGATTTGACAACACAAGACTTGCTACGATGGTGCGTCCGACATTATCAACGGTCGTTCAGCCGATGTATGATATCGGAGCGGTAGCGATGCGCTTGTTAACAAAACTGATGAACAAAGAAACAGTTGAAGAACATACGGTAGTATTGCCTCATCGTATTCAATTCAGAGATTCTACAAAACAATAA
- a CDS encoding bifunctional 3-deoxy-7-phosphoheptulonate synthase/chorismate mutase: protein MNHLELNTLRAELDDVNKELLAIINKRGELVQRIGKIKSDQGMKKYDPVRERHMLDLVSAENEGPFETSTLQHLFKEIFKAGLELQEVDHKKELLVSRKRRPEDTVISVKGMEIGNGNPILIAGPCAVESYEQTASVADAVTKNGVRLLRGGAFKPRTSPYDFQGLGVEGLQILKKVADEYNCAVISEIVHPQDLDMACEYLDIIQIGARNMQNYELLKAAGRLNKPVLLKRGLAATLDEFINSAEYIMSQGNGQIILCERGIRTYERATRNTLDITAVPILKQETHLPVFVDVTHSTGRKDLLLPAAKAAFAIGADGVMAEVHPDPAVALSDAAQQMNIEEFQRFVEELVSSRFLKINQMA, encoded by the coding sequence ATGAATCATCTAGAATTAAACACGTTACGAGCAGAACTTGATGATGTGAATAAAGAGTTATTAGCGATAATCAATAAACGTGGTGAGCTTGTTCAGCGAATCGGTAAGATCAAATCGGATCAAGGTATGAAGAAGTACGATCCTGTAAGAGAAAGACATATGTTAGATCTTGTCTCAGCAGAAAATGAAGGGCCATTTGAAACGAGTACACTTCAGCATCTTTTTAAAGAAATATTTAAAGCAGGTCTAGAATTACAGGAAGTTGATCATAAAAAGGAGCTTCTTGTTTCAAGAAAGCGAAGACCTGAAGATACGGTTATTTCTGTTAAAGGCATGGAGATCGGTAACGGAAATCCTATTTTAATTGCTGGTCCATGTGCTGTAGAGAGTTATGAGCAAACAGCTTCTGTAGCAGATGCTGTTACGAAAAATGGAGTAAGACTTTTACGAGGCGGAGCATTCAAACCAAGAACATCACCTTACGATTTCCAAGGGTTAGGAGTGGAAGGACTTCAGATTCTAAAAAAAGTGGCAGATGAATACAATTGTGCTGTGATTAGTGAGATCGTCCATCCACAAGATCTAGATATGGCATGTGAGTATTTAGACATCATCCAAATCGGTGCTAGAAACATGCAAAACTATGAGCTGTTAAAAGCAGCAGGGAGACTCAATAAGCCTGTTCTATTAAAAAGAGGACTAGCAGCTACACTTGATGAGTTTATCAACTCTGCTGAATATATCATGTCGCAAGGAAACGGCCAGATCATCCTTTGTGAGAGAGGCATTCGAACGTATGAACGAGCAACACGAAACACATTGGATATTACGGCTGTACCGATTTTAAAACAAGAAACACATCTGCCGGTATTTGTTGACGTAACGCATTCAACAGGAAGAAAAGATTTACTGCTTCCAGCTGCAAAGGCAGCCTTTGCCATCGGAGCGGATGGAGTGATGGCAGAAGTACATCCAGATCCAGCTGTGGCTTTATCGGATGCTGCACAGCAGATGAACATAGAAGAATTTCAAAGATTTGTTGAAGAACTTGTTTCCTCCCGTTTTCTTAAAATAAATCAAATGGCTTAA
- a CDS encoding cell division protein FtsA: MDKNLLFALDIGTRSVVGMILKQHENGKYEILHKKMIEHEERSMLDGQIHHIPAVAKVIRRIKNQLELEVGSLTKVCVAAAGRALKTVKGRSEKDLSQGDISSNDEVIHMELAAVQQAQYQLASLLDENSNLLYDCVGYSVLHYYLDEQEIGSFIGQQGNRASVEVIATFLPRVVVDSLMKALDEAGLEMEALTLEPIAAINVLIPPSMRKLNVALVDIGAGTSDIAITAQGTVIAYGMVPVAGDEITEAVSSAFLLDFPVAEQLKRSLTEKTVVTYTDILGFPSQKDTAEIISTIAYSIENLAEGITNEILRLNAKAPQAIMLVGGGSLTPLLRDKVAEKLNLPIERVAIRGLNAIQSLIPSLKEEGPELVTPVGIGIAAKENPVKYVTVSVNGKTIRLFQVKKLTIGDALIAGGADLSKLYGKPGMGLMVRLNGEVKMFKGRIGSAPTIQMNGVPCTLSDEVLENATINYEPGSHGEDAEVMIQEAFNNHSVKTLWVNGASETFDTHYYINEKPVSANTLISDRDDCYYRFPSTLSDIFDLKKWRSETKHSHFTIFIDGKPLSLPATISNTVYLNDQSVNLQTIWKDGDKLDYQRTEEQITLKHITDALDLNLQQSCTVTFNDEELTLVRPLYTFYREGEKLRTDSVLHAQERLLMKKTDQQSFIFQDVFAEVELTLQPKPGESLILLKNGEKAGFQTEIQTGDQLLLKFEVLV; this comes from the coding sequence GTGGACAAAAATCTTTTATTCGCATTAGATATCGGTACACGTTCTGTGGTCGGTATGATTTTAAAACAGCATGAAAACGGAAAGTATGAGATTTTACATAAAAAAATGATCGAACATGAAGAGCGTTCTATGCTTGATGGCCAGATCCACCATATACCTGCTGTCGCCAAAGTAATCAGGAGGATAAAAAATCAGCTCGAACTTGAAGTAGGTTCGCTAACTAAAGTTTGTGTTGCTGCAGCCGGACGAGCTCTTAAGACCGTGAAAGGCCGTTCTGAAAAAGATCTTTCACAAGGTGATATCTCATCGAATGATGAAGTGATTCATATGGAACTTGCAGCTGTCCAGCAAGCTCAATATCAGTTAGCCAGTCTATTAGATGAAAACTCCAATTTACTCTACGATTGCGTCGGATATTCTGTACTTCACTATTACCTTGATGAGCAGGAGATTGGGAGCTTTATCGGTCAGCAAGGAAACAGAGCTAGTGTAGAAGTTATCGCTACATTTTTACCGAGAGTCGTGGTAGATTCCTTGATGAAAGCTCTAGACGAAGCTGGACTTGAGATGGAAGCTCTAACGTTAGAACCGATCGCAGCCATCAATGTGCTGATTCCTCCTTCTATGAGAAAGTTAAATGTAGCTCTTGTTGACATTGGAGCTGGTACTTCTGATATCGCGATTACCGCTCAAGGAACAGTTATTGCATATGGAATGGTCCCGGTCGCAGGTGATGAAATTACAGAAGCCGTCAGTTCTGCGTTTTTGCTGGACTTTCCGGTAGCTGAACAGCTTAAACGTTCTTTAACAGAGAAAACAGTTGTAACCTATACAGACATCTTAGGGTTTCCCTCACAAAAAGACACAGCTGAAATTATATCGACAATTGCGTATTCAATAGAAAATTTGGCAGAAGGGATTACAAATGAAATTCTTCGGTTGAACGCCAAAGCACCACAGGCGATCATGCTAGTAGGAGGAGGCAGTCTTACTCCTCTCTTACGTGATAAAGTAGCTGAAAAGCTAAATCTGCCAATCGAGCGAGTAGCAATTCGCGGCCTTAACGCAATCCAATCCCTAATCCCTTCATTAAAAGAAGAAGGCCCTGAACTCGTAACACCTGTAGGAATCGGTATTGCAGCTAAAGAAAATCCCGTTAAATATGTAACCGTTTCTGTGAACGGAAAAACAATACGCTTGTTTCAAGTGAAAAAACTTACGATTGGTGATGCTTTGATTGCCGGAGGAGCGGATCTTTCAAAACTTTACGGTAAGCCAGGTATGGGATTGATGGTTCGATTGAATGGTGAAGTGAAGATGTTTAAAGGAAGGATAGGTTCAGCTCCAACAATTCAGATGAATGGTGTTCCTTGTACGCTGTCAGATGAAGTGTTAGAGAATGCAACGATCAATTATGAGCCAGGTAGTCACGGCGAGGATGCAGAGGTCATGATACAAGAGGCTTTTAACAATCACTCTGTAAAAACGTTATGGGTGAACGGTGCATCTGAGACGTTTGACACGCATTATTATATAAATGAAAAGCCTGTAAGCGCCAATACGTTAATATCTGATAGAGATGATTGTTATTATCGCTTCCCTTCAACCCTTTCAGATATATTTGATCTAAAAAAGTGGCGTAGTGAAACAAAGCATTCGCATTTTACTATTTTTATAGATGGTAAGCCGCTCTCTCTTCCTGCAACAATCAGCAATACTGTTTATCTAAACGATCAAAGTGTTAACCTGCAAACCATATGGAAAGATGGAGACAAATTAGATTATCAACGTACTGAAGAACAAATAACTTTGAAACATATAACAGATGCTCTTGACCTAAACCTTCAACAGTCATGTACGGTTACTTTTAACGACGAAGAACTGACTCTTGTACGACCACTTTATACGTTTTACCGTGAAGGGGAAAAACTACGTACTGATTCAGTTCTTCATGCTCAGGAAAGGCTTTTGATGAAGAAAACTGATCAACAATCGTTTATTTTTCAAGATGTTTTTGCAGAAGTAGAACTTACACTCCAACCAAAACCTGGTGAGAGCTTGATTCTGTTAAAGAACGGGGAAAAAGCTGGCTTTCAAACTGAGATCCAAACAGGTGATCAGTTACTATTAAAATTTGAAGTACTCGTTTAA
- the ytxJ gene encoding bacillithiol system redox-active protein YtxJ — protein sequence MSLIQLQNEQDWNLVKEQRNRIILMKNSTTCPVSHEAFKEFQKFAADNENETVYYLNVQDSRPLSNAIAEQTGVKHESPQVLIFEGDKVVWHDSHWNITNKKLAQANENTKA from the coding sequence ATGTCACTTATTCAATTACAAAACGAACAAGATTGGAATCTAGTAAAAGAGCAAAGAAACCGCATTATTCTGATGAAAAACAGTACAACATGTCCTGTAAGTCATGAAGCTTTTAAAGAATTCCAAAAGTTTGCAGCTGATAATGAGAATGAAACGGTGTATTATTTAAACGTTCAAGATTCAAGACCGCTAAGTAATGCGATAGCTGAGCAAACAGGAGTGAAGCACGAATCTCCTCAAGTTTTAATTTTCGAAGGAGATAAAGTAGTTTGGCATGATTCACATTGGAACATTACAAATAAGAAGCTTGCACAAGCGAACGAAAATACAAAAGCGTAG
- a CDS encoding YtxH domain-containing protein, translating to MSNNNNQNIDSKDFIIGALVGGMLGAAAALLLAPKAGKELRSDLNEQAVYLKDKSNEISHLAREKSSNIVKTVSEQSNQVATKVKDLTSNLRKDIDKWRAKEEENASELYGEITDDIQDEGKLDYDPANEQELVEQKY from the coding sequence ATGAGCAACAACAACAATCAAAACATTGATAGCAAAGATTTTATCATCGGTGCTCTTGTTGGTGGTATGTTAGGGGCTGCAGCAGCGTTATTATTAGCGCCAAAAGCAGGGAAGGAATTGCGAAGCGATCTGAACGAACAAGCCGTTTATTTAAAGGATAAGAGTAACGAGATCTCTCATTTAGCTCGTGAAAAATCCTCTAACATTGTTAAGACAGTGTCTGAGCAATCGAATCAAGTTGCAACAAAGGTAAAAGATCTTACTTCAAACCTTCGTAAAGATATCGATAAGTGGCGTGCGAAAGAAGAAGAAAATGCGTCTGAACTGTATGGTGAAATTACAGACGATATCCAGGATGAAGGTAAGTTGGATTATGATCCTGCAAATGAGCAAGAATTAGTAGAGCAAAAATATTGA
- a CDS encoding DUF948 domain-containing protein — protein MDIIISISVALVAVAFVVLVYFLSGALKSLQITLNHVAVTLESLEKQLDGVTRETTDLLHKTNQLAEDVQKKSDSLNNVFSAVQDFGQSVQKVNQSVRKVTDQITVETERQSKQISQAVQWGNAALNLWEKYKLKKSNVETTQRQYSRGGV, from the coding sequence ATGGATATCATTATCTCAATCAGTGTAGCATTAGTCGCAGTTGCATTTGTCGTACTCGTTTATTTTTTATCAGGGGCTTTGAAATCTTTACAAATTACCCTCAATCATGTCGCAGTAACGCTAGAAAGTCTAGAGAAGCAATTAGATGGCGTAACGCGCGAGACAACCGATTTGTTACATAAAACAAACCAGTTAGCCGAGGATGTTCAAAAGAAATCAGATTCTCTTAATAACGTGTTTTCTGCCGTTCAAGATTTCGGTCAATCCGTTCAAAAGGTGAACCAATCTGTCCGCAAAGTAACAGACCAGATTACGGTTGAAACAGAGCGACAGTCTAAACAAATATCACAAGCGGTTCAATGGGGAAATGCAGCATTGAATTTATGGGAAAAATACAAACTCAAAAAATCCAATGTTGAAACCACACAAAGACAATATTCTAGAGGAGGAGTGTAA
- a CDS encoding aminopeptidase, which produces MRDPRIQQLAKNLITYSVNLQKGEKVLIENFGLQKELVNALVQEAYAAGGFPFVLLKDHSVMRAQYTQATEEQMEMIAKHEGDLMNQMDAYIGLRSGDNINEMSDVPSEKMALYEKTIFAMHRKIRIKKTKWCVLRYPNASMAQSASMSTEAFEDFYFEVCNLDYGKMDDAMTALKDLMDKTDKVRITGPGTDLSFSIKDIPSIKCSGQNNIPDGEVFTAPVKDSVNGTISYNTPSPYNGFTFENVQLTFENGKIVKATANDSERINKIFDTDEGSRYVGEFAIGVNPFIKHPMKDILFDEKIDGSFHFTPGQAYEEAYNGNESNIHWDMVMIQRPDYGGGEIFFDDVLIRKDGVFVLPELEQLNPENLK; this is translated from the coding sequence ATGAGAGATCCAAGAATTCAACAACTAGCAAAAAACTTAATTACATATTCGGTAAACCTGCAAAAAGGTGAAAAAGTATTAATTGAAAATTTCGGACTGCAAAAAGAACTTGTAAACGCACTTGTTCAAGAAGCATATGCTGCTGGCGGTTTTCCATTCGTTTTACTAAAAGACCATTCTGTAATGCGCGCTCAATACACACAAGCAACTGAAGAACAGATGGAGATGATCGCGAAACACGAAGGTGATTTAATGAACCAGATGGATGCTTATATCGGTCTTCGTTCAGGTGACAACATCAACGAGATGTCAGATGTTCCATCTGAAAAGATGGCACTTTATGAAAAAACAATCTTTGCGATGCACCGTAAGATTCGTATCAAAAAGACGAAATGGTGTGTGCTTCGTTATCCAAACGCATCTATGGCTCAATCTGCAAGCATGAGTACAGAAGCATTTGAAGACTTCTATTTTGAAGTATGTAACCTTGATTATGGAAAAATGGATGACGCGATGACTGCACTAAAAGATCTGATGGATAAGACGGATAAAGTTCGCATCACAGGACCTGGAACAGATCTATCATTCTCGATTAAAGATATTCCATCCATTAAATGTTCAGGACAAAACAACATTCCAGATGGCGAAGTGTTTACAGCTCCAGTTAAAGATTCTGTTAACGGAACGATCTCTTATAATACGCCATCTCCATATAACGGCTTTACGTTTGAAAATGTGCAGTTAACGTTTGAGAACGGAAAAATTGTAAAAGCGACAGCTAACGATTCTGAACGTATCAACAAGATTTTTGATACGGATGAAGGTTCGCGTTATGTAGGTGAGTTTGCGATCGGTGTTAACCCGTTCATCAAGCATCCGATGAAAGATATTCTTTTTGATGAGAAGATCGACGGCAGCTTCCACTTTACACCTGGACAAGCTTATGAAGAAGCATATAACGGTAATGAATCAAACATCCATTGGGATATGGTCATGATCCAACGTCCTGATTACGGTGGTGGAGAAATCTTCTTTGACGATGTGTTGATCCGTAAAGATGGCGTTTTCGTTCTGCCTGAATTAGAGCAATTAAACCCTGAGAATCTAAAGTAA
- the murC gene encoding UDP-N-acetylmuramate--L-alanine ligase, with amino-acid sequence MTKYHFIGIKGTGMSPLAQIHHDNGHDVQGSDIEQFIFTQTALEEKNIPVLPFDKNNVEEGQTIIAGNAFGEQHEEIQAANEKNIPIHRYHHFLGEYLSNFTSIAVTGSHGKTSTTGLLAHVVGAAKPTSYLIGDGTGKGSKGSEYFVFEACEYRRHFLSYNPDYAIITNIDFDHPDYFSDLKDVISAFQAMAMQVKKAIIACGDDANLQEIHAQVPVVFYGFGDHNDFQAKNINRGDEGTTFDVFVRNTFYGTFQIPGYGTHNVLNALAVIAICHYETLPMDIIKEQLKSFTGVKRRFSEKSVGDQILIDDYAHHPTEIKVTIEATKYKYKNREVVAIFQPHTFTRTKTFLDEFAASLSEADHVYLCDIFGSARENAGNLSIDNLIEKIPNAQLITEDKVEVLKNYKDGVLLFMGAGDIQKFQRAYEETLTAKP; translated from the coding sequence ATGACAAAATACCATTTTATTGGAATTAAAGGGACAGGAATGAGCCCGTTGGCACAAATCCATCATGACAATGGTCATGATGTTCAAGGTTCTGATATTGAACAATTTATCTTTACTCAGACAGCACTTGAAGAAAAAAACATCCCGGTGTTACCGTTTGACAAGAACAACGTTGAAGAAGGTCAAACCATTATCGCAGGTAATGCTTTTGGCGAACAGCATGAAGAGATTCAAGCTGCAAATGAAAAAAATATACCTATTCATAGATATCACCATTTTCTTGGAGAGTATCTTTCTAACTTTACATCGATTGCAGTTACAGGATCTCACGGAAAAACGTCAACAACAGGATTATTAGCACATGTTGTCGGTGCAGCAAAACCTACCTCTTATCTAATTGGTGATGGAACGGGTAAAGGCAGCAAAGGCAGCGAATACTTTGTGTTTGAAGCATGTGAATATCGCAGACATTTCTTATCGTATAATCCGGACTACGCAATCATCACAAACATTGATTTTGATCATCCAGATTATTTTTCTGATCTAAAAGATGTAATCAGTGCATTCCAAGCGATGGCGATGCAGGTGAAGAAGGCGATCATCGCATGTGGTGATGATGCAAATCTTCAAGAGATTCATGCACAAGTTCCAGTTGTATTCTATGGATTTGGAGATCATAATGATTTCCAAGCTAAGAATATCAATCGTGGTGATGAAGGTACGACATTTGATGTATTCGTACGCAACACATTCTATGGAACTTTCCAGATTCCAGGGTACGGCACTCATAACGTATTGAACGCACTGGCAGTCATTGCGATCTGTCATTATGAAACATTACCTATGGATATCATTAAAGAGCAATTGAAGAGCTTTACGGGCGTTAAAAGACGTTTCTCTGAAAAATCAGTTGGCGATCAGATTTTGATCGATGACTACGCTCATCATCCGACTGAGATCAAAGTAACCATTGAAGCTACGAAGTATAAGTATAAAAATCGTGAAGTGGTAGCAATATTCCAACCACATACATTCACACGAACAAAGACGTTCTTAGATGAATTTGCAGCAAGCCTAAGTGAAGCAGACCATGTATACCTGTGTGATATTTTTGGTTCTGCAAGAGAGAATGCTGGGAATCTTTCGATCGATAATTTGATCGAAAAAATTCCTAACGCACAACTAATCACGGAAGATAAAGTTGAAGTATTAAAAAATTACAAAGACGGTGTTTTATTGTTCATGGGTGCTGGAGATATTCAGAAGTTCCAAAGAGCATATGAAGAAACACTGACTGCAAAACCATAA
- a CDS encoding nicotinate phosphoribosyltransferase, translating to MKEIELKLQGKIKRLTNKTFKFDERIREGWFSAVYFLKTCEIVESFKPDNIVTMQFFQKSDAVLCGSDEAIALIKTFAKDADSLEIHSLKDGDKISPFETVLTIKGPYQNFGFLEGMIDGILARRTSVATNVYNVVKAASKSGVQKPVIFMGDRDDHFAQQAGDGYASYIGGSTAQATHAMNEWWGKKGMGTMPHALIQIFNGDIVEATKAYHAKYPEDDLISLVDYNNDVITDALKVAREFGETLKGVRVDTSRTMVDQYFFRNPDVLGSFDPRGVNPELIFALRKALDEEGFQHVKIVVSGGFKKERIEQFEEQKVPVDIYGVGSNLLKINIGFTGDNVMMNDQHQAKAGRIYRHNPRLELVE from the coding sequence ATGAAAGAAATAGAATTAAAGCTGCAAGGAAAAATTAAGCGGCTCACGAATAAAACATTTAAATTTGATGAACGGATCAGGGAAGGCTGGTTCTCTGCTGTTTATTTTCTTAAAACATGTGAAATTGTAGAATCATTTAAACCAGATAATATCGTAACCATGCAGTTCTTTCAAAAGAGTGATGCTGTCTTGTGTGGTTCAGATGAGGCGATTGCTCTTATTAAAACGTTTGCTAAGGATGCAGATTCTCTAGAGATTCATTCTTTAAAAGATGGAGATAAAATTTCTCCGTTTGAAACGGTGTTAACGATTAAGGGACCGTATCAAAACTTTGGATTCTTAGAAGGAATGATCGATGGAATTCTAGCCAGAAGAACGTCGGTTGCTACGAATGTTTATAATGTTGTAAAAGCTGCTAGCAAATCTGGCGTACAAAAACCAGTCATCTTTATGGGTGACCGAGACGATCATTTTGCACAGCAAGCTGGAGATGGTTATGCATCTTATATTGGTGGTTCTACCGCACAGGCTACGCATGCGATGAATGAATGGTGGGGCAAAAAAGGCATGGGTACGATGCCACACGCTCTCATTCAAATCTTTAATGGTGACATTGTGGAAGCTACGAAAGCTTATCACGCGAAATACCCTGAAGATGACCTTATCTCACTTGTTGACTATAACAATGATGTGATAACAGATGCTTTAAAAGTAGCGAGAGAGTTTGGAGAGACTTTAAAAGGGGTAAGGGTTGATACTTCACGAACGATGGTCGATCAATATTTCTTTAGAAACCCTGATGTACTAGGTTCGTTTGATCCGAGGGGAGTAAATCCAGAACTAATCTTTGCACTTCGAAAAGCGCTGGATGAAGAAGGTTTCCAACATGTCAAAATCGTTGTTAGCGGTGGATTTAAGAAAGAAAGAATCGAGCAGTTTGAAGAGCAAAAAGTACCCGTAGACATTTACGGGGTAGGAAGTAATCTATTAAAAATCAATATTGGATTTACCGGTGATAACGTTATGATGAACGATCAGCATCAAGCAAAAGCTGGAAGAATCTATCGCCATAATCCAAGACTAGAGTTAGTGGAATAG